The Aquabacterium sp. A3 DNA window CGCACACAAACTCGCGACGGTGCACCTTGAAGTCCACCCCCTTGAGTGCCGTCACGGGGCCCTGGTGCGAGTCGTAGACCTTGCCCAGGTCCTTCACCTCCAGCACCACATCACGCGCCTTGAGGCGATCGAATCTGGCCTTCACGGCCTCGGACTGATCCAGGTAGCTCATGTCCTGCCCTTCGCAGTGTCCCAGGGGAAGAGCCGGCGCCCCAGCCAGGCCAGCATCAGGTCGATGCTCAGGCCGATGATGCCGATCATGGCGATGGCCGCATACACGTTGTCGAAGTTCTGGTAACGGGCCTGCTGGGTGATGAAGAAGGTGATGCCCGAGCTGGCGCCGATCAGCTCGGCCACGATCAGGTACGTCCAGGCCCAGCCCAGCAGCACGCGCTGATCGCGGTACAGGTCCGGCAGGATGCCGGGCAGCACCACCCGGCTGAGCAGCTTCCAGCGCTTGGTGCCCAGGGTGAGGGCGGCTTCGAGCAGGCCGAACTCCAGCTTGCGTGTGGTGTTGGCGATGACCAGCACCTGCTGAAAGAAGGTGCCGATGACGATGATGGCGATCTTCGGCCCCGCGTGAATGCCCAGGATGGCCACGGCCAATGCGCCAAAAGCGGGCGCCGGCAGGTAGCGGAAGAATTCGATGAAGGGCTCGTGCAGCCGCGAGATGGGCGTGTACACACCGCACAAAATGCCCAGCGGCACGCCCACCAGTGACGAGATCAAAAATCCCCAGAAGATGATCTGCATGCTTTGCCACAGGCTTTCATGCAGCCACAAGCCATCTTTTTGCTGGGGCGGGGTGGTGAAGGCGGTGTAAAACGCGCGCCCCACCTCATGCGGCGCGGGCAGGTACACGGGGTTGGCCGGTGTGCCCTGGGGCGGTTGTTGCCCCGCCTCCTGCATGGCGGCCACCTCGTCGGCAAAGGCGGCGCGCTCCATGCGCATGCCCACCTCCAGGTAGCTCACATCGCCCACCTCGGTCACCAGCACCTGGGGGTGCCACAGCCAGGGCACGTAGCTCACGGCCGCCCACAACAACAGCGGCAGCAAGAACGAGCCCAGGCCCAGCATCCACCGGCTGCGAGGCGACAGCGGCGCGCGCACGGCAAACCAGGTGGAGGTGCTCATGGTGGGCCTGTCCTGGTGGCCTTACTTGGCCGCAGCGTTGGTCAACGAGGCGTCGATGTAGCTGTCGATGGACTGCGGGGTCTTGTACACCTCGTTGGCCACGTTGAACTCATCGGCGATCTTGCTGGAGCCATACAGCGACTTGAAGCCATCGGCCTTGACCATGATGGCCTTGCCTTCCTTCAGCGAGAGCAGTCGGGTGCCCTTGAGGAAGGTGGCGTAGGCCTCGGGCTTGACGCCCACGCGCGCGGCCATGATCTTCAACGCTTCCGGCTGGGTCTTGGGGTCGTTGATGAAGCTGACCACCTTGTCCCACACGCCCACCACCTTCTGCCAGTCTGCCTTGCGGGCCGCCAGGCTCGTGGGGTTGACGGCCAGCACGTCGTAGATCAGACCTGGCTCGTCGGCCGAGGTGTAGATGGGGCGCGAGCCCGGCAAGCCCCGGATGGCCTGACCCGCGATGGGCTGCCAGGCGCCCACGGCGGCCACGTCACCCGAGGCCAGCACCTGAGGCATTTCGTTGGTCTTGGCGTTCACCAAGGTGACATCAGACTCCTTCATGCCCGCCTTCTTCAGGCCATTGAGCAGCAGCAGGTGTTCGACCAGGCCGAACTCCACCGCCACCTTCTTGCCCTTGAGGTCCTTGAGCGACTTGACGCCAGGGCGGCCAATGATCATGTCATTGCCGTTGGAGTAGTCGGTCAGCATCACCATCACGCCCTTGACGCCGGTGGCGCCCGTCACCAGGGTGTCGCCATTGGTCATGGTCACGGCGTCGATCTTGCCGGCCGCGAAGGCCTCCAGCGAGGCCGAGTAGTCAAACCACTCGAACTTCACATCGACACCGGCTTGCTTGAACCAGCCTTTGTCAATGGCCACCTGCCAGGCCACCCAGCCCGGCCAGTCGCTGTAGCCCACGGTCAGGGGTTGGGCCGCCCAACTGAGCTGTGCGCCCACCAGGGCCGACACGGCCACGAGGGCCTTGGCCCCACTCACCAGGTGCTTGCGCACGCTTGCGGTCAACTCGGATACAGAGAACATGATCAGCCCATCCTCGGTTATTACGGATTGAACAACGGGTAATACCGATGGGCAATGCATCAAGCGTGCCAGCCGTACTTTGGGCGGCGCGCAGGGGCGGCCCAGGCCGCGGGCGCGCAGAGTTCACCAAAGCCGGGATCAGCGCACCGGGGCTGTGCGCAACAACCGAGGTGCGTGTTCGCGACAGCCGCGTTGAGCTTTACGGTGGGCTCGGCTATGGTTCACGGTTGGTTGAGTGTTTGATCTTGTTTTAAACAGGGAAAGGTAGAAAGAAGATGTTGATGAAGCGTTTGGCTTTGGGTGCGATGGCTGCTGCTGCGGTGGCGCTGATGAGCGGCTGCGGCACGATGACGGACGTCAAAATGGTGGTGAGCGACCCGGATGCGCACCTCGCCCATGCGTTCTCGCTTGAGAAAATGGCCCCCAAGCTGCTGAGCCAGGTGCCACGCAATCAACCAGCTGTGGGCTTTCGCAAGCTGACGATCAAAACCGAGGCGACCAGCGAAGAGCCCACTGGCAAGAAAGACGCCTGGGTCAATCTGTTCATCATGGAGCCCTTTGGCGACGGCCTGATTCGCTTCAAACGTGAGCAGTCCAGCAACGGCATCCCGTTCAACATGTTCTTCAGCGTCTCTTACGCAGGGATGCTGGACCTGCGCTCGCAGAGCGTGCCCTTGCAAGGTGGCTACGTTGGCGGCATCTACGATGTCAAGGAGCTGAAGTCGCTCAGCCCCGTGCCCACCGCCGTGGGCCAGACCTTCGAGTCTGAATACAGCGCAGGCCCGGAAGTTCAGTTGCTCAACTTCACCGAATACCAGCGCAAGTGCAAGGCCACCAAGTTGGTGCCCGCCACCGATTACCACAAGGATCTGCCTGGCAAGGTCCTTGAGCTGGACTGTGAAAACTTCCGGGACGGCGCATTGCATTACCGATCCAAATGGGCCGTGATCCAGCAGTTTGGTATCGCTGTCATGACTGAAGCTGTCGGTACGGGCTCCAAGAACACCTACAAGATCGTAGAAGTGTCTGCGCAGCGCTGAGCAGCGCTAGCCACGGCGTTGGCGTGCACCATGTTGTGCGGCCAACGCCACGCCCATCAGCACCACGCCACCTGCCAGCACCTGGCGCAGGCCCATGGTTTCGCCCAGCCAGGCCAGGCCCATCAGCGCGCTCAGCACGGGCACTGACAACTGCACCGTGCCGGCAGCCTGGGTGGCCATGCGCTGTCGCACCCAGTACCACAGCACGTAACCCAGGGCCGAGGTCACGCACCCCGACAGCACGGCATACGCCACGCCCAGTGGTGGGGCGTGCAAGGCGGTACCCTGCAGCGATTCCCACGCCAGCAGGCCCAGGGCCAGTGGGGTGGCCAGCACAAAACTGCTGCCGGTGGCGGCCAGGGGCGTCATGGCCTGTTGACCGGCTGATTTGCCCAGCACCGAGAAGCCGCCCCAGGCCAGGCCAGCGGCCAGCATCAGTGCCGCATGCACCAGGTGGCTCGCTGCCGTGGGTGAGGCGCCGGGCGCCAGAAACACCACGAGCCCGGCCAGTGCCAACAGCGCGCCCACACCGTGGGGACGTTCGCCGCGCTGCCAGCCCACGGCCATCATCAGCAACTGCGCCGACGCGAACAACACCAGTGCGCCAGTGCCGGTGTCCAGCCCGCGGTAGGCGTGAGAGAAGCCCGCGGCGTACACGAACAACAGCAGCCCTGACCACCATCCCCGGCGCGAGGTGTCCAAGCGCAGGCCTTGGTGGCGCATCAGCGCCGCCAGCGTGAGTGCGCCCGCGCCCAGCCGCACCGCCGTGAAGGTGCTGGGATCGATGGGGGTGGTCTGCAACGCCAGCCTGGCCAGCAGCGAGTTGGCGGCAAAGGCAACCATGGTGCAGGCCGTGAGCAGAACCAGCCACCCCAGAGATGCGGGTGCAGGCGTGCCGGAGAGGTGGGGGCGGGGCATGCGGCATTGTGGTGCATGGGCCCATCGTGGGAGCTAGGGATGGGCGCTGAAGCGCCTTGAAATTACATTGGCGCCCAATCAATTGGCGGAGGTGTGCGATGAACAGACGTTGGTGTGTGGCCGTGGTGGGCTTGGATGGCGTCCTCAGGCCCATGCACGTGGACGCGGGATGTTGATGACCGCGCTGCTTTGGCTGGCGTTGGCCACCTTGCTGACCGTGGTCGGCGATTACTTCATCAAGCTGGCTTCGGTCGGTCCCGGTATGTCATCGTGGCAGTTTGCATTTGGGGCCATGTGTTACGGTTCGCCTGCCATTGCCTGGTACCACCTGATGCAGCAGCACAACCTGGCCACCATCGCCGTCTTTTATTCGGTGGCCACGCTGCTGATGGTGGCTGGCCTGGGTGTGGTCGTGTTCAAACAGCCTTTCACGTGGCGTGAGGGGGTGGGTGTGGCGCTGGCGCTGGCGGCGGTGCTGGTGATGACCTTGGGAAAGGATGGGTGATGCGGGCTGCTCTCCGCAACGTGGTGTTCATGGGCTTTGGCAACATCGGGCAGGCGCTGGCGCCTTTGTTGCGTCGCCGATTTGGGCATGTGGTCGTACAGGTGCTGGACGAGAGGATGACCCCCGAGCAGGTGGCTGTGGCCGCAGAGTTCGGGTTTGAGTGGCAGCGCGCCTGTGTGTGTGTCGACAACTTCGAGGCCTTGCTGCGAGGGCGAGTGGGTGAGGGCACCTTGCTTTTGAACCTCGCCACGTCGATTGACAGCCTGACGCTCATTAGCTGGGCGCAGGCACAAGGTGCTTGGTACCTCGACACCTGCATCGATCCGTGGGCTTACCGAGACGGCGAACTTGCCTCTGGCGACAACACCAACTACCGCATGCGCCAGGCGGTCATCGAGTGCCAGACTGCGCAGCGCCGGTCGGGGGTGCCCTTGCCCACCGCCGTTGTCGCCCATGGCGCCAACCCGGGCATGGTGTCCATCTTTGCCAAAGAGGCGTTACTGCGCATGGCCCGCCGCTGGCGGCCGCAGCCTGTGGCGCCGGTGGGGCGCATCGAATGGGCTCAACTGGCACAGGCTTTGGGTGTGCGTGTCATCCAGGTTTCTGAGCGAGACACTCAGTCGGGCGCCATGCCGCGAGCGCCGGGCGAGTTCGTGAACACCTGGTCGGTGGATGGCTTCATCGCCGAGGCGCTGCAGCCCGTGGAAATGGGGTGGGGCAGCCACGAGACTCAGGGGCCGTGGCACGCGAGCGTGTGCCAGCACGACATCGGCGATCGTTGCGGCGTGTACGCGCCACAACTGGGGGTTCACACCCGAGTGAAGACACGCACTCCGGCTGCGGGCGAGGTGACCGGCTGGCTGATCAGTCACAACGAGGCGTTCTCGATGGCGTCTTGGTTGACGCTGCGCGACGGTGATCGTGTGGTGTATCGGCCGACCGTTTATTACGCCTACCACCCATGTGACGAAGCGGCCGACAGCCTGGCCTTGCTGGAGGCCGGTCACCGCGCCGACGTGCAGGCAGCCAGGGTTTTGAAAGACGAGATCGTGGACGGCATGGACGAGTTGGGGGTGCTCTTGCTCAGTGACCGCTACCCTGCGTTGTGGTTTGGGTCGCAATTGTCCATTGGGCGCGCCAGAGCGCTGGCGCCGCACAATAATGCCACCAGTCTGCAGGTGGTCGGTGGCGTGATGGGTGCCATCGAATGGCTGCTCCTGCATCCGATGGCGGGCATTGTGGAATCCGAAGACCTTGATCATGAACTGCTGATGCGCCATGCCGCCCCATACTGGGAGCCCCTGGTCGAGGCCGTGTTTGCGTGGCATCCGGCGGGCGATGCCGAGGCTGTTTCACCAGCGGCTGAACGTCGCTGGTGCCTCGACCAGTTCATCGTGAGCAAGGCCCTTTCGTGAGGCGCGCGGACGTGCTGGTGGCTCTTGTGCGTCGCGCGCAGCGCTGGCTGCTCGCCGGGTCAGCGGTCTGCCTGGCGGCATGCAGCACCGTCAGCGAGCCTCAACCGCCAGAGCCTCCAGCGCCTGTGCACGTTCAGGTGCCCGATGCCATGCAGATCGAGCGCGAAGAATCAGAGCGTCGAGAGGCGGCGCGTCGAGCGGCTCAACGCCTGGCAGCCGAACGCCTCGCGGCCGAGCAAGCCCACCTGGCGGCGATGGCGGCGCTGGAGGCTTTGATGGGCCACGGTGCAGCGGCTGGGGCAGCGGCTGGCACGGCCCGTCCCTGGTCCTCCAACTTTGTCGGGCCGATGCATCGGCCGGGTGGGGCGGTCGATCAGCCGGACGTGGCCGCCCCGGTGGTGGAACTGGTGGTTGAAGCGGCACCTGAACCACCAGGCGCAGACAAGGTGGCGCCTGAGCCGCAGGATTACAGCGTGCGCGCTTCAGCCACCGAGCGGCTCAGCATCCCTGGGCCCCCAGGCGAGCTGCGCGTGTGGATCGGGGTGACCAGCCGCATGCCGCAGGCGCCGGTCGGCATGGCCACACAAGCCAAGTCCCTTGGCACCTCGGGGCAGACGGCGCGTGTCAAGCCCTTTGCGTTGGGCCTGGAGGTCGAGCCCCGCGAAAGCATCTGCGCGCGGATCGATCCTTCCGGCTCCGAGCTGAGGTTCAAGCTGCTGCCCAGCAAGACCGGTGATTTTTCAGTGGGGGCGGACGTGGAGTTGTACAGTAGCGCCGATTGCACGGGGGCGGCCATTCCCAAATCGGCCGAATCCGTCACCGTGCGCGTGGGTGTCGACAGCCAGCGCGTGGCCAGTGATTCGCTGCTGGAGTTGCTGGTGCGAGCCTGGAAGGCTTTCCTCGGGTTCTGGGAGCAGGCGCTGGTGATCGTTTTTGCGCTGTTGCTGTTTCTGCTCCGAAAGCGCCTGTTCGGTTGGTTTGGTTTTGAGAGCAAGGATTGAGGGCTGAGCAGCCCGTTGATCAAGTCCTGAGTGCCCATCATGAGCTCTGAGTTCACGCCATCGCCTGGCACCCGGCTGGTGCTGCCCTCGTCCGAAGTGTCTGGTGTTGGGCAGGCCGACGGCGCCTGGTGGGTGCGTCTGGCGGTGGCGGCCATCGAAGGCGGCCATGCCCCAGGCTTTCTGACCGGCGTGACCCTCGTGTGCCCCCAGGTTCGTCAAGTCCGGTGTGCTGACGACCTCCTGGGCACGGTGGCCCAGGCTGAGCTCGTGCAGGCTGATCGCCGTGTGAGGCAACTGACCTGGCCCATCGAGCTGGATGGGGATGTCACCATGAGCCTGTGGCTGGTCAACGGCGCATCGTGCGAGGTTTCAGGGCGTGGGCTTCGCGCCGTGCTGGCGCCCGATGCCCGATGGCACGAATGGATGGGCTGCTGATGAGCCATGTCATCCATTTGCGCGAGGTCGAGTTCACCGCCGTGCGCGCGCAAGGGCCAGGCGGTCAGAACGTCAACAAGGTCTCCAGCGCGGTGCACCTGCGTTTTGACATCAGGCGGTCGACGCTGCCGGACGCGGTGAAAGAGCGCCTGCTGCAGTCCCGTGATCAGCGCATCACCACGGAAGGCGTCATCGTGATCAAGGCGCAGACTTCACGCAGCCGCGAGCAAAACAAAGCCGAGGCCCTGGCCCGACTGGAGGCGCTGATCTTGCAAGCCTCACGCGTGGCACCTGTGCGTCGCCCCACCCAGCCTACGCGGGCAGCCCGACAGCGCCGCCTCGAGGCGAAGTCGCAGCGTGGAGACATCAAGGCGTCGCGGACCAGGGTGCGGCCGTGAGCGAGGAGGTCGCCATGCTTTTGAAATCGGTCCCGTCGTGGCTGTGGTCGATGGTGTTCGGGTGGCTGCTGTTGTGCACGGCCTTGTGCATGGCGTTGTGGCTGGGTGGGCCCCGTCATCCAGCGCCCATGGTCAGCATCAACGAGCCGTTCAAGGCCTTGAGTCGCGAGGGGCTGCCCGATCTGCAGTACGTTCAAGCTGAAGATGGGCAGTCACTGGCCTACCGTGCGTACGTGCCAGCGGGAACGGCCAAGGGCTGCGTGGTCCTGGTGCACGGATCGTCGGCCACCAGTGTGAGCATGCATGCGGTGGCCCGTGCGTTGGTGACGGCCGGCCACGTGGTGTATGCGTTGGACATGCGAGGCCATGGCGCATCGGGGCCCAAAGGGCACATCGACCACGTCGGCCAGCTTGAATCGGATCTGCATGCCTTTGTGAAGGCTGTTCAGGTGCCCAGGCCATCAACCCTGCTGGGCTTCTCATCAGGGGGTGGGTTTGTGTTGCGCGTGGCGGGCAGCCTTCAGCAAGGCGATTTTGACAGTTACCTCCTGGTGTCTCCATTCATCAGCCAGGATGCTCCCAACCAACGCCCAGGCAGCGGCGGGTGGGTGCATGTGGGCGTGCCGCGCATCGTGGCGCTCACCGCCCTCAACGCGGTGGGCATTCGCTGGTTCAATCATTTGCCGGTGACGGCGTTTGCACTGAACGCGGAAGCACGCAGTCACCTGACGTCCACGTATGACTTCAACCTGGCCAGCAATTTCAGGCCCCCAGCCAACTACCTGGCCACGATGCAGCGGGTGCGGCGTCCGCTGTCGGTGTTGGCCGGTGCCGAGGATGAGGCCTTCGTGAGCGCTGCGCTGCAAGGCATGGTGCGCGATGCGGGCCAAGCCTGGCCCGTCGAGATATTGCCCGGCCTTGGTCACATTCCCATGATCCTGGCGCCTTCAGCCCTTCAGGCCGTGGTGCGCCATGTTGCGCATCTTCAAGGGGGCGCAGCCGGGCAAGACGGTATGCTGCGTGATCCGCTCGCTCATTGAACAGGCCACACGCCATGTCCAGTCGCACCCAGAAGCTCCACACCATCACCAAGCGGCTCATCCTCATGACCTCGCTGGCCCTGGCCGTGGTGGTGGCCATCTTCGCCTCCTCGTTCATTTTTCAGCAGCGCCTCATGGTGTCCTGGCTGTGTTTCGGCTGTGGTCTGCTGGGCGGCTTCGTCAGCATCCAGCAGCGGCTCAAGAACCTGCCTGACGAGGAGCTCGAGCTTTTGTCCGAGTCGTGGTTTCAGATCCTGCTGGTGCCGGTGTACGGCGGCATCTTCTCGCTCGTGCTGTATGTGGGCTTTCTCAGCGACATCGTCAGTGGCCCCTTGTTTCCGCGCTTTGCCGTCCCGCCATTCAGCGAGCCCTTGCCCACGGCCGATGACCTGATCAACTTCCTGCGCAGCACCTATCCCGCCACCGGCCCCGACCTTGCCAAACTCTTGTTCTGGACCTTCGTGGCCGGGTTTTCCGAGCGCTTCGTGCCCCAGATCCTGCAGCAGCGCGAACAGTCCACCACCGAGCCCAAAAAATGACCACCACCAACGCTGCGCCCGAAGCCGTGCTGACCTTCTGGTTTGACGAGATCCAGCCCAGTCAGTGGTGGACGGTGGACGCGGGCTTTGACGAGGCCTTGGCAGCGCGCTTTGGCGGCCTGCTGACCCGCGCCGCCCGGGGCGAATTGGTGGACTGGCGCGAGACGCCGCGCGGCCGCCTGGCCGAGGTGATCGTGCTGGACCAGTTCTCGCGCAACATCCACCGCGGCACGCCAGGCGCCTTTGCGCAAGACCCGATGGCCCTGGCCCTGGCGCAGGAGGCCGTGGCCCGGGGGGCGCTGTCCGCGCTGAGCGAACCCATGGAGCGCACCTTCTTGCTGATGCCCTACATGCACAGCGAGTCGGCACTCATCCACCGCCACGCCGAGCCGCTGTTCAAGCAGTGGGCACCGGCCACCAATCACGATTACGAGCTGCGGCACAAGGCCATCATCGACCGGTTTGGACGCTACCCGCACCGCAATCAGGTGCTGGGACGAGCGTCATCCGATGAGGAGCTGGCGTTTCTGCGTGAGCCCGGCTCCAGCTTCTGAGCCGGCTCAGAAGCGCCGCACATACACCGCCCCGCCCTCGGCCGGCAGTGGTGGGGCGGGCACGTCTTTGCGTGCGCTCGGGCTCACCGACACCGTCAGCTTGAGCTCGCTGAGCAGCCGCATGGCCACGTCCAGGGTCAAGGGCGTCTGGCCCTGCAGCATGGGTGCAAGCTGCCCACGCGAGACCCCGGTGGCGGCCACCATCTGAGCGATGAAGCGGGACCACGCGAGGGCTTTCAGCGCCTCCAGCAGCAAGACGCTGTCGCCCCGCATCAGGGCGTCCGACACGAAAGCGGCCAGCTCTTCTTCGGTGTCCAGGGCGGCCATCAAAGGGCCTCTGAGTGCATCCATCACGGCTCCAGGCAATACCAGGCAGTGTCTGCACAGAATGTTACAGGACGTTGCCACGTCGCTGTGGCGCCAGATTGTCGCGTGCTCGTCCCTGCATGCCTCCACGCCTCCTGCACTTCAGGGGGGAGACGAGGCCGTCGGGTGCCCACGCTCGCATGCATCCTTGCTACATTGGCTTGCAATTTGATGACGCATCAGGAGCCGACAC harbors:
- a CDS encoding ABC transporter permease — protein: MSTSTWFAVRAPLSPRSRWMLGLGSFLLPLLLWAAVSYVPWLWHPQVLVTEVGDVSYLEVGMRMERAAFADEVAAMQEAGQQPPQGTPANPVYLPAPHEVGRAFYTAFTTPPQQKDGLWLHESLWQSMQIIFWGFLISSLVGVPLGILCGVYTPISRLHEPFIEFFRYLPAPAFGALAVAILGIHAGPKIAIIVIGTFFQQVLVIANTTRKLEFGLLEAALTLGTKRWKLLSRVVLPGILPDLYRDQRVLLGWAWTYLIVAELIGASSGITFFITQQARYQNFDNVYAAIAMIGIIGLSIDLMLAWLGRRLFPWDTAKGRT
- a CDS encoding ABC transporter substrate-binding protein, yielding MFSVSELTASVRKHLVSGAKALVAVSALVGAQLSWAAQPLTVGYSDWPGWVAWQVAIDKGWFKQAGVDVKFEWFDYSASLEAFAAGKIDAVTMTNGDTLVTGATGVKGVMVMLTDYSNGNDMIIGRPGVKSLKDLKGKKVAVEFGLVEHLLLLNGLKKAGMKESDVTLVNAKTNEMPQVLASGDVAAVGAWQPIAGQAIRGLPGSRPIYTSADEPGLIYDVLAVNPTSLAARKADWQKVVGVWDKVVSFINDPKTQPEALKIMAARVGVKPEAYATFLKGTRLLSLKEGKAIMVKADGFKSLYGSSKIADEFNVANEVYKTPQSIDSYIDASLTNAAAK
- a CDS encoding DMT family transporter, producing the protein MPRPHLSGTPAPASLGWLVLLTACTMVAFAANSLLARLALQTTPIDPSTFTAVRLGAGALTLAALMRHQGLRLDTSRRGWWSGLLLFVYAAGFSHAYRGLDTGTGALVLFASAQLLMMAVGWQRGERPHGVGALLALAGLVVFLAPGASPTAASHLVHAALMLAAGLAWGGFSVLGKSAGQQAMTPLAATGSSFVLATPLALGLLAWESLQGTALHAPPLGVAYAVLSGCVTSALGYVLWYWVRQRMATQAAGTVQLSVPVLSALMGLAWLGETMGLRQVLAGGVVLMGVALAAQHGARQRRG
- a CDS encoding saccharopine dehydrogenase C-terminal domain-containing protein; its protein translation is MRAALRNVVFMGFGNIGQALAPLLRRRFGHVVVQVLDERMTPEQVAVAAEFGFEWQRACVCVDNFEALLRGRVGEGTLLLNLATSIDSLTLISWAQAQGAWYLDTCIDPWAYRDGELASGDNTNYRMRQAVIECQTAQRRSGVPLPTAVVAHGANPGMVSIFAKEALLRMARRWRPQPVAPVGRIEWAQLAQALGVRVIQVSERDTQSGAMPRAPGEFVNTWSVDGFIAEALQPVEMGWGSHETQGPWHASVCQHDIGDRCGVYAPQLGVHTRVKTRTPAAGEVTGWLISHNEAFSMASWLTLRDGDRVVYRPTVYYAYHPCDEAADSLALLEAGHRADVQAARVLKDEIVDGMDELGVLLLSDRYPALWFGSQLSIGRARALAPHNNATSLQVVGGVMGAIEWLLLHPMAGIVESEDLDHELLMRHAAPYWEPLVEAVFAWHPAGDAEAVSPAAERRWCLDQFIVSKALS
- the arfB gene encoding alternative ribosome rescue aminoacyl-tRNA hydrolase ArfB; its protein translation is MSHVIHLREVEFTAVRAQGPGGQNVNKVSSAVHLRFDIRRSTLPDAVKERLLQSRDQRITTEGVIVIKAQTSRSREQNKAEALARLEALILQASRVAPVRRPTQPTRAARQRRLEAKSQRGDIKASRTRVRP
- a CDS encoding alpha/beta hydrolase; translated protein: MLLKSVPSWLWSMVFGWLLLCTALCMALWLGGPRHPAPMVSINEPFKALSREGLPDLQYVQAEDGQSLAYRAYVPAGTAKGCVVLVHGSSATSVSMHAVARALVTAGHVVYALDMRGHGASGPKGHIDHVGQLESDLHAFVKAVQVPRPSTLLGFSSGGGFVLRVAGSLQQGDFDSYLLVSPFISQDAPNQRPGSGGWVHVGVPRIVALTALNAVGIRWFNHLPVTAFALNAEARSHLTSTYDFNLASNFRPPANYLATMQRVRRPLSVLAGAEDEAFVSAALQGMVRDAGQAWPVEILPGLGHIPMILAPSALQAVVRHVAHLQGGAAGQDGMLRDPLAH
- a CDS encoding DUF924 family protein codes for the protein MTTTNAAPEAVLTFWFDEIQPSQWWTVDAGFDEALAARFGGLLTRAARGELVDWRETPRGRLAEVIVLDQFSRNIHRGTPGAFAQDPMALALAQEAVARGALSALSEPMERTFLLMPYMHSESALIHRHAEPLFKQWAPATNHDYELRHKAIIDRFGRYPHRNQVLGRASSDEELAFLREPGSSF